A region of Fimbriimonadaceae bacterium DNA encodes the following proteins:
- the dus gene encoding putative tRNA-dihydrouridine synthase, with the protein MVGDITVDPPLLLAPMEDVTNLPFRRLVARIGRPGLMFTEFVSAMAIHYGAEKTLKKMRIHDEERPLGIQIFGSDPAIMADTAALCEDMGADVIDINMGCWVPKVCKTGSGAALLKDPEAAEAIVAAVVRAVNKPVSVKVRAGWHWDSFAAPELAKRFQEVGASMLTLHARFAKQGFDGQADWRLIERMRKAVTVPLIGNGDVRQPDDAIRMLRETGCDGVMVGRAAIGNPWSIARIRAAMVGEAEPPQPSLDARIGAALQHLRWMIAFEHGQDEFEQIERFDPAAELRAVRALRGQLPLYIKGYPGAALLRGSLVQVSTLEEANRLLTRFAEGLAVVH; encoded by the coding sequence ATGGTCGGCGACATTACCGTCGACCCTCCTTTGTTGCTTGCACCCATGGAGGATGTAACCAATCTTCCCTTTCGAAGGCTAGTGGCTAGGATCGGCAGGCCCGGTTTGATGTTCACCGAATTCGTTAGTGCCATGGCTATACACTACGGCGCTGAGAAGACATTGAAGAAAATGCGCATCCATGACGAGGAGCGGCCGCTAGGCATCCAAATCTTCGGAAGCGATCCTGCCATCATGGCCGACACGGCAGCCCTTTGCGAGGATATGGGCGCGGACGTGATCGACATCAACATGGGCTGCTGGGTACCCAAGGTCTGCAAGACCGGCTCGGGCGCTGCCTTGCTGAAGGACCCGGAAGCCGCGGAGGCGATCGTGGCGGCTGTTGTCCGCGCCGTCAACAAGCCGGTGTCAGTCAAGGTTCGTGCGGGCTGGCATTGGGATTCGTTTGCGGCCCCTGAATTGGCCAAGCGGTTTCAGGAAGTCGGTGCGAGCATGCTTACTCTTCATGCGCGATTCGCCAAGCAGGGTTTCGATGGACAGGCAGATTGGCGGCTGATCGAGCGCATGCGGAAAGCCGTAACGGTTCCTCTGATCGGCAATGGCGACGTTCGGCAGCCTGACGACGCGATCCGCATGCTTCGCGAAACCGGCTGCGATGGCGTGATGGTTGGTCGAGCGGCCATCGGCAACCCCTGGTCAATCGCTCGGATTCGGGCCGCCATGGTCGGCGAGGCCGAACCGCCACAGCCGTCCTTGGATGCGCGGATTGGCGCCGCTCTCCAGCATCTTCGCTGGATGATCGCATTTGAACACGGCCAAGATGAATTCGAGCAGATTGAACGCTTTGATCCTGCAGCCGAATTGCGAGCCGTACGCGCGCTTCGCGGACAGCTGCCTCTCTATATCAAGGGCTATCCCGGTGCAGCGCTGCTCCGGGGAAGCCTCGTTCAAGTCAGCACGCTGGAGGAAGCAAATAGGCTCCTTACGAGGTTCGCAGAAGGACTTGCCGTAGTACACTAG
- a CDS encoding Proline dehydrogenase gives MISRTLVLRTAALPPVERLVRRSRLFRPLVRRFIAGDTLEEAMTAAERLVASGLKVSLDLLGENVSSLSEAERAKSTYIEMLHRIAKSPNRDQINISIKLTQCGLDLGDDVAENKYREVLDAAAASDTFVRVDMESSDYTERTIQLIERVWPDFKNTGTVLQSYLHRTPEDLERLIALGVRIRLVKGAYLEPERVAYPKKADVDAAYIRLGQRLLEAGHYPAFATQDPKMIEPLKAWATSNGIGSERFEWQMLYGIRRDLQDGLKDEGYNVRVYVPFGESWYPYFTRRLAERPANAFFILKSLFKG, from the coding sequence ATGATCAGCCGTACGCTTGTCTTGCGCACCGCCGCGCTTCCACCGGTCGAACGCCTCGTTCGCCGTTCTCGACTCTTCCGCCCCCTCGTTAGGCGCTTTATCGCCGGCGACACCCTGGAGGAGGCCATGACAGCCGCTGAGCGACTGGTGGCTTCGGGACTGAAGGTCTCCCTGGATCTACTTGGTGAGAACGTCTCCAGCCTATCCGAAGCGGAACGCGCCAAATCGACCTATATCGAGATGCTGCACCGGATCGCCAAGAGTCCAAACCGGGATCAGATAAACATTTCGATCAAGCTGACCCAGTGCGGCCTCGATTTGGGCGACGACGTCGCGGAGAACAAGTATCGAGAGGTCTTGGATGCTGCAGCTGCCAGTGACACCTTCGTCCGGGTCGACATGGAGTCCTCCGACTATACGGAGCGGACGATCCAGCTGATCGAACGAGTTTGGCCCGACTTCAAGAACACCGGCACGGTTCTGCAGAGCTACCTACACCGGACTCCCGAGGACCTCGAGCGTCTCATCGCTCTTGGCGTTCGCATCCGGCTGGTCAAGGGCGCCTACCTGGAACCAGAGAGGGTTGCCTATCCGAAGAAGGCAGACGTCGATGCGGCTTACATTCGCCTTGGACAACGGCTGCTGGAGGCCGGCCACTATCCTGCCTTCGCAACCCAGGACCCCAAAATGATCGAGCCCTTGAAGGCATGGGCCACCAGCAATGGCATCGGCAGCGAGCGCTTCGAGTGGCAGATGCTTTACGGTATCAGACGGGACCTGCAGGATGGTCTCAAGGACGAGGGATACAACGTGCGAGTCTATGTACCCTTCGGTGAAAGCTGGTACCCGTACTTTACACGGCGACTCGCTGAACGACCGGCTAACGCATTCTTCATCCTCAAGAGCTTGTTCAAAGGCTGA
- the fucI gene encoding L-fucose isomerase gives MAMANAVRDLIRAKARHASGEVPDVVVAETCIGGVAEAAACAELFRREGVGVTLTVTPCWCYGSETMDMDPLTPKAIWGFNGTERPGAVYLAATLAGHAQKGLPCFGIYGRDVQDSSDSAIPSDVQEKILRFIRAGLAAASMRGTSYLAMGGVSMGIAGSIVDQAFFENYLGMRVETVDMTVFLHRIRDGIFDRQEFERGLAWVRSKCAEGWDPNPADKQRSRDQKDQDWEFCVKCALIARDLMVGNPKLAESGYLEQAQGHNAIASGFQGQRQWTDGYPNGDFLEAILTSSFDWNGVRQPYIVATENDCLNAVSMLFGHLLTGTAQLFSDVRTYWSPDAVTRVTGHRLGGAAEGGILHLINSGPSALDWTGEADVKPWWELDEAAVEACLGATKWCASDLGYFPGGGWSTDFTTRGGLPVTMSRINLCGGLGPVLQLVEGWTVDLPSEVHDKLDRRTNPTWPTTWFAPRLTGDYPFNSVYDVMNVWGANHGAICIGHIGADLIALASMLRIPVEMHNLEPVNLFRPAVWNRFGSLDHVGADFRACANFGPLYG, from the coding sequence ATGGCGATGGCCAACGCCGTCCGAGACCTGATTCGCGCAAAGGCTCGGCATGCAAGTGGCGAGGTGCCCGACGTCGTCGTTGCTGAGACTTGCATCGGTGGGGTGGCAGAGGCTGCTGCGTGCGCCGAGCTGTTCCGCAGGGAAGGCGTCGGGGTGACGCTAACCGTAACACCCTGCTGGTGCTATGGAAGCGAGACGATGGATATGGATCCGCTGACACCAAAGGCGATCTGGGGATTCAACGGCACGGAGCGACCAGGTGCCGTCTATCTCGCGGCGACCTTGGCCGGGCACGCTCAAAAGGGATTGCCTTGTTTTGGCATCTATGGTCGGGACGTTCAGGATTCCAGCGATAGCGCGATTCCCAGCGACGTCCAAGAGAAGATCCTACGGTTCATCCGAGCCGGCTTGGCCGCAGCGAGCATGCGAGGAACGAGCTATCTGGCGATGGGCGGCGTCAGCATGGGAATCGCCGGCTCGATCGTCGATCAAGCCTTCTTCGAGAACTATCTCGGCATGAGGGTCGAGACCGTTGACATGACGGTCTTTCTTCACCGCATTCGAGATGGAATCTTCGATCGGCAAGAATTTGAGAGAGGACTCGCTTGGGTTCGATCAAAATGCGCTGAAGGGTGGGATCCCAACCCGGCCGACAAACAGCGCTCTCGCGACCAGAAGGACCAGGACTGGGAATTCTGTGTCAAGTGTGCGCTAATCGCCCGCGACCTCATGGTTGGCAATCCGAAACTGGCCGAATCTGGCTATCTGGAGCAGGCGCAGGGTCACAATGCGATTGCTTCCGGCTTCCAGGGTCAGCGACAATGGACGGACGGCTACCCAAACGGTGATTTTCTCGAAGCGATCCTGACCTCGAGCTTCGATTGGAATGGAGTTCGCCAGCCTTATATCGTCGCAACCGAGAACGACTGCCTCAACGCGGTCTCGATGCTGTTCGGCCACTTGCTGACGGGGACCGCCCAGCTGTTTAGCGACGTCCGCACCTATTGGAGTCCCGATGCGGTTACCCGGGTGACGGGCCACCGGCTTGGCGGCGCCGCCGAGGGGGGGATCCTCCACTTGATCAACTCCGGGCCTTCGGCACTCGACTGGACCGGCGAAGCGGACGTCAAGCCTTGGTGGGAGCTCGATGAGGCAGCTGTTGAAGCATGCCTTGGGGCTACCAAATGGTGCGCATCAGACCTCGGCTATTTCCCGGGCGGTGGGTGGTCCACCGACTTCACCACCAGAGGGGGCCTTCCCGTCACGATGAGCCGCATCAACCTGTGTGGCGGGTTGGGGCCGGTGCTGCAGCTGGTCGAAGGGTGGACTGTCGACTTGCCGTCCGAGGTTCATGACAAGCTCGATCGGCGTACGAATCCAACGTGGCCGACGACTTGGTTTGCCCCGCGCCTGACCGGCGACTATCCCTTCAACTCCGTCTATGACGTGATGAACGTCTGGGGCGCCAACCACGGAGCGATATGCATTGGCCATATCGGCGCGGATCTAATCGCCCTCGCCTCGATGCTGCGGATCCCGGTCGAGATGCACAACCTTGAGCCCGTCAATCTCTTTCGCCCGGCTGTTTGGAACCGGTTTGGATCGCTGGATCACGTTGGCGCAGACTTTCGCGCCTGCGCCAACTTTGGTCCGCTGTACGGCTAA
- the galT gene encoding Galactose-1-phosphate uridylyltransferase, with amino-acid sequence MSELRWHPFQRTWVITATHRQDRTYHPPPDFCPLCPTKPGGFPTEITLETYDIVVFENKFPSLRTPAAEVAVEGSDLMPERPSEGACEVVCYSQEHHASLATLPLEQVCKLTRVWKDRYLDLCSRPEVEYVFIFENKGKEIGVTLSHPHGQIYGYPYIPAVLSTELAAESKHFAQSESSLMDDWLREELQGPRTLEFNESFAAVVPYFARYPYEVWIAPLRPIRSLADCDPSELDHFSAILHSTVRRYDLLFGFSLPYIMAIHQKPAKGDWPFTRLHVEFYPPNRTESKLKYLAGSEAGAGAYINDTLPEETAKRLREIPV; translated from the coding sequence ATGTCGGAGCTTAGGTGGCACCCATTTCAACGGACATGGGTCATTACGGCCACCCATCGGCAGGATCGGACCTACCATCCGCCGCCGGACTTTTGCCCTTTATGCCCCACGAAGCCGGGTGGCTTTCCCACGGAGATAACCCTTGAAACCTACGACATCGTGGTGTTCGAGAACAAATTCCCTTCTCTAAGGACACCCGCCGCCGAAGTGGCCGTCGAAGGATCCGACCTGATGCCAGAGCGGCCCAGCGAAGGCGCATGCGAAGTCGTGTGTTATAGCCAAGAACACCATGCGAGCCTAGCTACGCTTCCGCTGGAGCAGGTTTGCAAGCTCACGCGGGTTTGGAAAGATCGGTATCTGGACCTTTGCTCACGACCCGAGGTCGAATACGTCTTCATCTTCGAAAACAAGGGGAAGGAGATCGGCGTCACGCTCAGCCATCCCCACGGCCAGATCTATGGCTATCCCTATATCCCCGCAGTGCTTTCAACGGAGCTGGCCGCCGAGTCCAAGCACTTCGCGCAAAGCGAGTCAAGCCTCATGGACGATTGGCTGCGAGAAGAGCTGCAGGGCCCAAGGACACTCGAGTTCAACGAGTCATTTGCGGCCGTCGTTCCATATTTCGCGCGATATCCATACGAGGTTTGGATCGCGCCACTTCGACCGATTCGGTCGCTAGCCGACTGCGACCCCTCGGAGCTCGATCACTTCTCGGCAATCCTCCACTCCACGGTGCGTCGTTACGACCTGCTGTTCGGATTCTCGCTTCCTTACATCATGGCAATCCACCAGAAGCCGGCAAAAGGCGATTGGCCGTTCACGCGATTGCATGTGGAGTTCTATCCACCGAACCGAACGGAAAGCAAGCTAAAGTACCTAGCCGGTAGCGAGGCAGGTGCAGGAGCGTACATCAACGATACGCTGCCCGAGGAAACGGCAAAGCGGCTTAGAGAAATCCCAGTCTAA
- the iolG_3 gene encoding Inositol 2-dehydrogenase/D-chiro-inositol 3-dehydrogenase — protein MSQRTLNVGLIGYQFMGKAHSNAYRQANRFFDLPYQIGMKTICGRNAEAVAKAAQTFGWDQSETDWRRVVEDPAIDIIDVSTPGDTHCEIACAAAEAGKIVFCEKPIGNTLQEAQRMVDAVRKSGRPHAIFHNYRKAPAVGLAKRMIEDGRIGRIFHWRAVYLQDWIVDPQFPLVWRLQKERAGSGAHGDINAHIIDLARYLVGEIQSVSGMMHTFIEKRPLPGAIDDRLGATAGQEMGEVTVDDAAMFLARFHGGPIGTFEASRFATGRKNYNSFEINGSEGSVIFNLERMNELQYYSRHDDADAQGFRLIQATEGSQPYAGHYWPPGHIIGYEHTFVNLVADALVAIDKGEMPSPNMEDGYRNQVVLDGVERSANSSSWVNLSY, from the coding sequence ATGTCGCAGAGAACGCTAAACGTCGGCCTCATCGGCTACCAGTTCATGGGGAAGGCCCACAGCAACGCCTATCGGCAGGCCAATCGCTTCTTCGACCTCCCGTACCAAATCGGCATGAAAACCATTTGCGGACGGAATGCCGAAGCGGTCGCAAAGGCTGCTCAGACCTTCGGCTGGGATCAGAGCGAAACGGATTGGCGTCGGGTGGTCGAGGATCCTGCGATCGACATCATCGACGTGAGTACGCCGGGCGACACCCACTGCGAAATCGCCTGCGCGGCCGCCGAAGCGGGCAAGATCGTCTTCTGCGAAAAGCCGATCGGCAATACCCTGCAGGAAGCCCAACGGATGGTGGATGCGGTCCGCAAATCGGGCCGTCCCCACGCGATCTTTCACAACTACCGAAAGGCGCCGGCGGTTGGCTTGGCCAAGCGCATGATCGAAGACGGTCGGATCGGCCGCATCTTTCACTGGAGGGCCGTGTACCTCCAGGACTGGATCGTGGATCCCCAGTTTCCCTTGGTTTGGCGGCTGCAAAAGGAGCGGGCCGGCAGTGGCGCGCACGGCGACATCAACGCCCATATCATCGACCTCGCGCGATACCTGGTCGGAGAGATCCAATCGGTATCCGGCATGATGCACACCTTCATCGAGAAGCGGCCCCTTCCCGGCGCGATCGACGATCGACTCGGCGCAACTGCTGGCCAGGAAATGGGCGAGGTAACCGTCGACGATGCCGCCATGTTCCTTGCCCGCTTCCATGGAGGTCCAATCGGAACTTTCGAGGCTTCACGCTTTGCAACGGGCCGAAAGAACTACAACAGCTTCGAAATCAACGGAAGCGAAGGCTCCGTGATTTTCAACCTGGAGCGCATGAACGAGCTGCAATACTACTCGCGGCACGACGACGCGGACGCTCAGGGATTTCGACTTATTCAAGCAACCGAGGGAAGCCAGCCGTACGCCGGGCACTACTGGCCCCCCGGACACATCATCGGCTATGAGCACACCTTTGTCAACTTAGTTGCCGACGCGCTAGTGGCAATCGACAAGGGTGAAATGCCCAGCCCGAACATGGAAGATGGGTACCGGAATCAGGTGGTTCTTGACGGCGTCGAACGCAGCGCTAACAGCTCCTCATGGGTGAATCTGAGCTACTAG
- the gspE gene encoding putative type II secretion system protein E — protein sequence MAYGEGSGNWGATKRFRLILREQGNLREMGGADVSLAVGIVDTIFMNALDTGSSDIHLQPERDQLKIRFRQDGVLHDNGQLPPEQAANVVARLKLASGMRIDEQREAQDGRIDMEYEGRRLSARASCIPCLNGEKMVMRLLDPQAMRVELPKLGMPDDVLQKWARAIQVPYGLILVTGPTGSGKTSTLYASLHQLDAKSRNIVTVEDPVEYEFDQNIAQVQVTERLTFPRVMRTFLRQDPDVMMVGEMRDPESLEIGIQAGLTGHLVLSTLHTNNAVETIGRMVDMGAEPYLIAGVCVGILAQRLVRLNCSKCREPYTPTDEEIDMLKITPEEKASARFTVGKGCAECRGTGQKGRIGVFELILGTPKFRAAIAHKQDFPSIMAAAREQGYRTMLEDGKSKVLQGWTTPDEVIKAVFTQAVE from the coding sequence ATGGCTTATGGCGAAGGTTCCGGCAACTGGGGCGCGACCAAGCGCTTTCGACTGATTCTCCGCGAGCAGGGCAACCTTCGGGAGATGGGAGGCGCCGATGTATCTCTGGCGGTCGGCATCGTCGACACCATTTTCATGAATGCCCTCGATACGGGATCGAGCGACATCCACCTTCAGCCCGAGCGCGACCAGCTCAAAATCCGATTTCGCCAGGACGGCGTGCTTCACGACAACGGGCAGCTTCCACCCGAACAGGCCGCAAACGTCGTCGCACGGTTGAAACTGGCGAGTGGCATGCGGATTGACGAGCAGCGAGAGGCTCAAGACGGCCGCATCGACATGGAGTACGAGGGTAGGCGCCTCAGCGCTCGCGCTTCGTGCATCCCTTGCCTTAATGGCGAAAAAATGGTCATGCGCCTTCTCGACCCCCAGGCGATGCGGGTCGAGTTGCCCAAGCTTGGCATGCCGGACGACGTCCTCCAGAAGTGGGCCCGGGCGATTCAGGTTCCCTACGGCCTGATCCTGGTGACCGGTCCGACCGGCTCCGGCAAAACCTCGACGCTGTATGCCAGCTTGCACCAACTCGATGCCAAGAGCCGAAACATCGTGACGGTTGAGGATCCCGTCGAGTACGAGTTTGACCAGAACATCGCCCAGGTTCAGGTGACCGAGCGGCTGACCTTTCCGCGCGTCATGCGCACGTTCCTTCGCCAAGATCCCGATGTGATGATGGTCGGAGAAATGCGCGACCCAGAATCGCTCGAAATCGGCATCCAAGCCGGACTCACCGGTCACCTCGTGCTTTCCACGCTGCACACCAACAACGCGGTCGAGACGATTGGTCGCATGGTGGATATGGGTGCGGAGCCCTACCTGATCGCCGGTGTGTGCGTTGGCATCCTCGCCCAGCGACTGGTCAGGCTCAACTGTTCGAAGTGCAGAGAACCTTACACGCCGACCGACGAGGAGATCGACATGCTGAAGATCACACCCGAGGAAAAGGCAAGCGCACGCTTTACGGTGGGGAAGGGGTGCGCGGAGTGTCGTGGCACCGGCCAAAAAGGAAGAATCGGCGTCTTTGAACTCATCTTGGGCACGCCGAAGTTTCGAGCCGCGATCGCCCACAAGCAGGACTTTCCGAGCATCATGGCGGCAGCGCGCGAACAGGGCTACCGCACGATGCTGGAAGATGGGAAGTCGAAGGTCCTTCAAGGTTGGACGACGCCGGACGAGGTCATCAAGGCCGTCTTCACGCAGGCCGTAGAATAG
- the carB_1 gene encoding Carbamoyl-phosphate synthase large chain, with translation MQTILVIGSGPIVIGQAAEFDYAGTQACKSLREEGYRVALINSNPATIMTDEETADAVYIEPLTPEFCERVIARERPYGLLPTLGGQTGLNLASQLAQQGILEKYGVKLLGTPLEAIQKAEDREQFRSLMREIKEPVPESWIIETPDQLRELLPDAPYPCIIRPAYTLGGTGGGIANSPDELWEIGNTGLKLSMRSQIMVERSLLGWKEVEYEVMRDGKGNCITICNMENLDPMGVHTGDSIVVAPSQTLSDIEYHMLRTASLKIIRSLGIEGGCNVQLAVNPESFDYYVIEVNPRVSRSSALASKATGYPIARVSAKIAVGRTLDEIDNQVTKTTKACFEPALDYVVVKIPRWPFDKFPGGDRTLFTQMKATGEVMAIDRTFEAALLKAVRGLEVKAKDLAHPRFQEMADAELREAVRVPTDERLWAVAEALRRGWSVEEVNRISRIDPWFLHKIRGMVTSDLTATSERAYKMVDTCAGEFESQTPYFYATDEISSDELEPEPEPQHRAPALA, from the coding sequence GTGCAGACCATTCTGGTGATCGGTTCCGGCCCAATCGTCATCGGACAGGCGGCGGAATTCGACTATGCAGGCACCCAAGCTTGCAAGAGCCTTCGGGAAGAGGGCTACCGCGTCGCCCTGATCAACTCCAACCCGGCTACGATCATGACCGATGAAGAGACCGCCGATGCGGTCTACATCGAGCCTTTGACTCCAGAATTCTGCGAGCGCGTCATCGCCCGGGAACGTCCCTATGGCTTATTGCCCACGCTAGGGGGCCAAACTGGCCTCAATCTGGCTTCACAGCTCGCCCAGCAGGGAATCCTCGAGAAATATGGGGTGAAGCTGCTTGGGACGCCCCTTGAGGCGATTCAGAAGGCCGAGGATCGCGAGCAGTTCCGATCTCTCATGCGAGAGATCAAGGAGCCCGTGCCGGAAAGCTGGATCATCGAAACCCCCGATCAGCTTCGAGAGCTATTGCCGGACGCACCCTACCCCTGTATTATTCGACCGGCCTACACCCTGGGAGGGACGGGCGGAGGTATAGCCAACAGCCCCGATGAGCTCTGGGAAATAGGCAACACCGGTTTGAAACTCTCAATGCGGTCGCAGATCATGGTCGAAAGAAGCTTGCTTGGCTGGAAAGAAGTCGAGTACGAGGTCATGCGAGATGGCAAAGGCAACTGTATCACGATCTGTAACATGGAGAACCTCGATCCGATGGGAGTTCATACCGGTGACTCCATCGTCGTTGCTCCAAGCCAGACTCTAAGCGATATCGAGTACCACATGCTTCGGACGGCATCGCTGAAGATCATCCGCTCGCTTGGTATCGAGGGCGGCTGCAACGTCCAGTTGGCCGTAAATCCTGAGAGCTTCGACTATTACGTTATCGAGGTTAACCCGCGAGTCTCGCGATCGTCCGCGTTGGCTTCAAAGGCGACGGGCTACCCTATCGCGAGGGTCTCCGCAAAGATCGCGGTCGGCCGAACCTTGGACGAGATCGACAATCAGGTAACGAAGACGACCAAGGCTTGCTTTGAGCCGGCCCTGGACTATGTCGTCGTTAAGATCCCTCGTTGGCCCTTTGACAAGTTCCCAGGCGGCGACCGGACGCTCTTCACGCAGATGAAGGCCACTGGCGAGGTCATGGCCATCGACCGCACGTTTGAAGCTGCCCTTCTCAAGGCCGTACGAGGGTTGGAGGTCAAGGCCAAGGACTTGGCGCATCCGAGGTTTCAGGAAATGGCGGACGCGGAGCTCCGTGAGGCGGTTCGGGTACCAACCGACGAGCGGCTATGGGCGGTTGCGGAGGCCCTGCGCCGTGGATGGAGCGTCGAAGAGGTGAATCGCATCAGCCGAATCGACCCGTGGTTTCTTCACAAGATTCGTGGCATGGTGACCAGCGACTTGACGGCGACCTCGGAGCGCGCCTACAAGATGGTCGACACCTGCGCGGGCGAATTCGAATCGCAAACCCCCTACTTTTACGCAACCGACGAGATTTCCAGCGATGAGTTGGAGCCAGAGCCCGAACCACAACACAGGGCGCCGGCTTTGGCGTAA
- the tal gene encoding Transaldolase: protein MKLFVDTGDVDEVIRANEWGVLDGVTTNPTLIAKTGKGFRETVLKICDANPNGDISAEVVATDYETMLKEALEISSWHPQIVVKVPLIEPGVRLVRELTEREIRTNVTLVFSVSQALLAAKAGATYISNFVGRVDDISDEGMNAVSATVDMVNEYGFESEVLVASVRHPLHVVQAIECGAHVATMPFKIMEMLFKHPLTDIGLKRFLADWDAAKLSIFEKATV, encoded by the coding sequence ATGAAGCTCTTTGTCGATACCGGCGACGTGGATGAAGTAATCCGGGCTAACGAGTGGGGCGTCCTCGACGGGGTCACCACCAACCCAACCCTCATCGCAAAGACCGGCAAGGGCTTCAGGGAAACGGTGCTCAAGATCTGCGACGCGAACCCGAACGGGGACATCAGTGCCGAGGTCGTCGCTACCGACTATGAGACGATGCTGAAAGAGGCGCTGGAAATCAGCTCCTGGCACCCTCAGATCGTTGTGAAGGTACCGCTTATCGAGCCGGGAGTGCGTCTCGTCAGGGAACTGACTGAGCGCGAAATCCGGACCAATGTAACCCTCGTTTTCAGCGTGTCGCAAGCGCTGCTCGCCGCCAAGGCTGGAGCGACCTATATCAGTAATTTCGTCGGTCGCGTGGATGACATCTCCGACGAGGGAATGAACGCGGTCTCGGCGACGGTGGACATGGTCAACGAATACGGGTTCGAAAGTGAGGTTCTTGTGGCTTCCGTTCGCCATCCGCTGCATGTTGTCCAAGCGATTGAATGCGGCGCCCACGTCGCGACCATGCCGTTCAAGATCATGGAAATGTTGTTCAAGCATCCGCTGACCGATATCGGCCTCAAGCGATTCCTTGCCGACTGGGATGCGGCGAAGCTTTCTATCTTCGAAAAGGCGACGGTGTAG
- a CDS encoding dITP/XTP pyrophosphatase encodes MLTILHRGLPTVELLTLADFPGAPEPEETGDTYAENAAIKALSASRYTEEWSLADDAGLEIDALEGAPGVKSKRFGGEDLPFDQKMAKILRMMSGLTDPGERTARFRCHVALAAPGGGLHHFEATCEGQIALAPSGAGGFGYDPIFWLPERGCTMADLTADEKHAISHRGKVLAEVVTHLTERLGPVQSTT; translated from the coding sequence ATGCTGACCATCCTGCATCGCGGGCTTCCGACCGTCGAGCTTCTGACCCTCGCCGATTTTCCTGGGGCACCTGAACCCGAGGAGACCGGCGATACCTACGCGGAGAATGCCGCGATCAAGGCCCTGAGCGCATCCAGGTACACCGAGGAATGGTCCCTGGCGGACGACGCGGGACTCGAGATCGATGCATTAGAGGGCGCACCCGGCGTCAAAAGCAAGCGATTTGGCGGAGAAGACCTTCCGTTCGATCAAAAGATGGCGAAGATCCTTCGGATGATGTCGGGCCTGACTGATCCTGGCGAGCGAACAGCGCGGTTCCGCTGCCATGTTGCGCTTGCCGCTCCCGGCGGCGGGCTGCACCACTTCGAAGCGACCTGCGAAGGTCAAATTGCACTCGCTCCCAGCGGCGCCGGCGGCTTCGGTTATGATCCGATCTTCTGGCTGCCGGAACGGGGCTGCACCATGGCCGACCTTACCGCCGATGAGAAGCATGCCATCAGTCACCGGGGAAAAGTCCTCGCCGAAGTGGTCACGCATCTTACGGAACGGCTGGGACCAGTACAATCAACGACATGA